Proteins encoded by one window of Gemmatimonadaceae bacterium:
- the miaB gene encoding tRNA (N6-isopentenyl adenosine(37)-C2)-methylthiotransferase MiaB, whose product MPSVFIETYGCQMNVSDSELMLGKLAAEGYVSVAGPEGADVVLLNTCAIREHAETRVIGRLTELRRYLKPDAVLGVTGCMAQRLGPRLLETDSRVSLVIGPDGYRALPALIEGARKGERMIATDFDLEEHYEDVQASRFDGVKAWIPVQRGCDYRCTYCIVPYTRGSERSRQLEDVVRETEAVVAQGLTEVVLLGQTVNSYHEDTRDFADLLRAVGAVPGLRRLRFTSPHPNDFSDRVIAAMAEVGTVCEHVHLPMQSGSSRTLKRMLRRYSREEYLDCVARLRAAIPGLGLTTDIIVGFPGETDEDFHDTLSAVRAVGFDDAFMFKFSAREGTPATRLPAEMTVPDEVVDARFNELLTTVRGISRDRNFRRVGERCEVLVEKEARKGELLQARSRDFKTVLIPGDLSMIGQYFHVELTGTTGSTFTGQVVRERSPLPTAG is encoded by the coding sequence ATGCCAAGCGTCTTCATCGAAACCTACGGCTGCCAGATGAACGTCAGCGATTCCGAGCTCATGCTCGGCAAGCTGGCGGCCGAAGGCTACGTGTCGGTGGCGGGTCCGGAGGGGGCGGATGTGGTGCTGCTGAACACCTGCGCCATCCGCGAGCATGCGGAGACGCGCGTCATCGGCCGGCTGACGGAACTGCGACGGTACCTCAAGCCCGATGCGGTGCTTGGCGTCACCGGATGCATGGCCCAGCGCCTCGGGCCGCGCCTGCTCGAGACCGATTCGCGGGTCTCGCTGGTGATCGGCCCCGACGGGTATCGCGCGCTCCCCGCGCTCATCGAGGGCGCGCGCAAGGGCGAGCGGATGATCGCCACCGACTTCGACCTCGAGGAACATTACGAGGACGTGCAGGCCAGCCGGTTCGACGGGGTGAAGGCGTGGATTCCGGTGCAGCGCGGCTGCGACTACCGCTGCACCTACTGCATCGTCCCGTACACGCGCGGCAGCGAGCGCAGCCGGCAGCTCGAGGACGTGGTGCGCGAAACGGAGGCGGTGGTGGCGCAGGGCCTCACCGAAGTGGTGCTGCTCGGGCAGACGGTGAACTCGTACCACGAGGACACCCGCGACTTCGCCGACCTGCTGCGCGCCGTGGGCGCCGTGCCGGGTCTCCGCCGCCTGCGCTTCACGAGCCCGCATCCCAACGACTTCAGCGATCGCGTGATCGCCGCGATGGCCGAGGTCGGCACGGTGTGCGAGCACGTGCACCTGCCCATGCAGAGCGGCTCGAGCCGCACGCTCAAGCGGATGTTGCGCCGCTATTCCCGCGAGGAGTACCTGGACTGCGTGGCGCGCCTGCGGGCGGCCATCCCCGGGCTCGGGCTCACGACCGACATCATTGTCGGGTTCCCCGGCGAGACCGACGAGGATTTCCACGACACGCTGAGCGCCGTCCGCGCCGTCGGCTTCGATGACGCGTTCATGTTCAAGTTCTCGGCGCGCGAGGGGACGCCGGCGACGCGGCTGCCGGCCGAGATGACCGTGCCGGACGAGGTGGTGGACGCGCGCTTCAACGAGCTGCTCACCACCGTGCGCGGCATCAGTCGCGACCGGAATTTCCGTCGCGTCGGCGAGCGGTGCGAAGTGCTCGTGGAGAAGGAAGCGCGCAAGGGCGAACTGCTGCAGGCGCGGTCGCGTGACTTCAAGACCGTGCTCATCCCGGGCGACCTGTCGATGATCGGCCAGTACTTCCACGTCGAGCTCACCGGCACCACCGGGTCGACGTTCACCGGTCAGGTCGTGCGCGAGCGCTCGCCGCTGCCGACGGCGGGGTAG
- a CDS encoding DNA internalization-related competence protein ComEC/Rec2: MLLIAAIGLGVGGNAARADRECMARERQPFRCRARYEPPSALAPWRARAGESIDRYFTRDAGLVRALLIADTKDLDPQVRDRYADAGIVHMLSISGLHVAIVSGAMLLMLQAARLPAAAARWAGLFLVGLYVLVIGAPPPAVRSAVMIGAQAVSMALQRNTSPWAALAWGGGVPLLYQPRTAVDLGWQLSVSGFAALIAGRAVAERVLPGRLEGWRRKIASELVVSVVASFATAPLVAWHFGRVSLVAPFANIAAGPVIAVLQPTLFLALALAWWPAAASLIAAASTPMIRAFDLVAYVGAALPWATLHAAPSLLTAVALGVACLAVLAACVSHFWERSAIAALAAISVAAFAPAPTTGALEVHMIDVGQGDAIAVRTPRGRWVLFDAGRGDATRDAGRTTVVPYLRARGGALALLVVTHPDADHAGGAASVLASMRPAAMLEPGFPSGTDTYRRALTTARTIGVAWRVPSAGEVIDIDGVTFRVLAPDSAWTAAQQNPNTACVVVRVEYAGRTILFTGDADDAEEHWMLARAPDLLRADVLKVAHHGSHTGTSDAFLSAVRPRLAMVSVAARNVYGHPDPAVMRRLTAAGATVLRTDQLGPVVARTDGAGWTIEAAGVRWRVP, translated from the coding sequence GTGCTGCTCATCGCGGCCATTGGCCTGGGCGTGGGCGGCAATGCGGCGCGTGCGGACCGTGAATGCATGGCGCGCGAACGGCAGCCCTTCCGGTGTCGCGCGCGTTACGAGCCACCGAGCGCGCTGGCCCCGTGGCGCGCGCGCGCCGGCGAGTCGATCGACCGGTACTTCACGCGCGACGCGGGTCTCGTGCGGGCGCTGCTCATCGCGGACACCAAGGACCTCGACCCGCAGGTGCGCGATCGGTACGCCGACGCGGGCATCGTCCACATGCTCTCGATCTCCGGCCTGCATGTCGCCATCGTCTCGGGCGCGATGCTCCTGATGCTTCAGGCGGCGCGCCTCCCTGCGGCCGCGGCGCGCTGGGCGGGGCTCTTCCTCGTCGGCCTCTATGTGTTGGTGATCGGCGCGCCGCCCCCCGCGGTGCGCAGCGCCGTGATGATCGGCGCCCAGGCGGTGTCCATGGCGCTGCAGCGCAACACCTCGCCGTGGGCCGCCCTCGCGTGGGGAGGCGGCGTGCCGCTCCTCTACCAGCCGCGCACCGCGGTGGACCTCGGCTGGCAATTGAGCGTCAGCGGCTTCGCCGCCCTCATCGCCGGGCGCGCGGTGGCCGAGCGGGTGCTCCCCGGCAGGCTCGAGGGCTGGCGTCGCAAGATCGCGAGTGAGCTCGTGGTCAGCGTGGTGGCGTCGTTCGCCACGGCGCCGCTCGTCGCCTGGCATTTCGGGCGGGTCAGCCTGGTGGCGCCGTTCGCGAACATCGCGGCGGGGCCGGTGATCGCGGTGCTGCAGCCGACGCTCTTTCTCGCGCTGGCGCTGGCGTGGTGGCCGGCGGCCGCGTCCCTGATCGCCGCCGCGTCGACGCCGATGATCCGTGCCTTTGATCTCGTGGCGTATGTCGGCGCCGCATTGCCGTGGGCCACGCTGCATGCGGCGCCATCGTTGCTCACCGCGGTTGCGCTTGGCGTGGCCTGCCTCGCCGTGCTGGCGGCCTGCGTCAGCCATTTCTGGGAGCGGTCAGCCATCGCCGCGCTGGCGGCCATCAGCGTCGCGGCCTTCGCGCCGGCGCCGACCACCGGCGCGCTCGAAGTGCACATGATCGACGTCGGACAGGGTGATGCGATCGCGGTGCGCACGCCGCGCGGACGATGGGTGCTGTTCGATGCGGGGCGCGGTGACGCCACGCGCGACGCCGGCCGGACCACCGTCGTTCCGTACCTGCGCGCGCGCGGCGGCGCGCTGGCCCTGTTGGTGGTCACGCACCCGGATGCCGACCACGCGGGCGGGGCGGCGTCGGTGCTTGCCTCGATGCGCCCGGCCGCGATGCTCGAGCCGGGCTTTCCCAGCGGCACCGACACGTACCGTCGGGCGCTCACCACCGCACGGACGATCGGCGTCGCGTGGCGCGTCCCCAGCGCCGGCGAGGTCATCGACATCGACGGCGTCACTTTCCGCGTGCTCGCCCCGGACTCCGCGTGGACCGCGGCGCAGCAGAATCCCAACACGGCCTGCGTCGTGGTGCGCGTGGAGTATGCCGGACGGACGATCCTCTTCACGGGGGACGCCGACGACGCGGAGGAGCATTGGATGCTGGCCCGCGCGCCCGATCTGCTGCGCGCCGACGTGCTCAAGGTCGCCCACCACGGGAGCCACACCGGCACCTCGGACGCGTTCCTCTCGGCGGTGCGCCCGCGACTGGCCATGGTTTCCGTGGCGGCCCGCAACGTGTACGGACACCCGGACCCGGCGGTGATGCGGCGGCTCACGGCGGCGGGGGCCACGGTGCTGCGCACCGATCAGCTCGGGCCGGTGGTGGCGCGGACCGACGGCGCCGGCTGGACCATCGAAGCCGCCGGGGTCCGCTGGCGCGTGCCGTGA